A stretch of the Candidatus Jettenia sp. AMX2 genome encodes the following:
- the holB gene encoding DNA polymerase III subunit delta', translated as MSFKVVSCQDKVVRLFKDAIKKNRLAHAYIFAGQEGVGKTLFSKELAKMVFCKHPGSDACDNCNACRRIENNTYSDLFSILPEKNSKVIKIDQLKHLQDMLTIKPLESAHKMVIVQSADRMNEEASNCLLKTLEEPPFYAIILLLATSLDSVRDTIRSRCQIVRFAPLSDDTIKNILVNRYQINDKQAEQLASISQGSIKRAVLLSNTNTPEKRDWLIDQLLKSGLQDHLTFSKELFQEWHIQEIDVLEEKRLIIKELIFSILLYYRDLLVCKTGGSDIYNKGRKVALLSKSSSISEDALFRIIQAIKTSFEYLDRNANITLLVENMIAKIFYLQFNNALQSPS; from the coding sequence ATGTCTTTTAAAGTGGTATCTTGCCAGGACAAGGTCGTAAGACTCTTTAAAGATGCTATTAAAAAAAACCGTCTGGCACATGCTTACATTTTTGCAGGTCAGGAAGGTGTCGGTAAAACGCTATTTTCAAAAGAATTGGCAAAGATGGTCTTTTGCAAACATCCGGGTTCAGATGCGTGTGACAACTGCAATGCCTGCAGAAGGATTGAGAATAATACCTATTCGGATCTTTTTTCTATACTTCCTGAAAAAAACAGCAAAGTCATTAAGATCGATCAATTAAAGCATCTTCAGGATATGCTTACTATCAAACCTCTTGAATCTGCACACAAGATGGTAATTGTTCAATCGGCAGACAGGATGAACGAGGAAGCATCCAACTGCCTGTTAAAAACCCTGGAAGAGCCACCATTTTATGCAATCATACTACTTCTTGCAACCTCATTGGATTCTGTCAGGGACACCATCCGGTCAAGATGCCAAATTGTAAGGTTTGCTCCCCTCTCAGATGATACCATAAAAAACATTCTGGTAAATCGTTACCAAATAAATGATAAACAAGCAGAACAATTAGCCAGCATCTCTCAAGGAAGCATAAAGAGGGCAGTATTACTTTCCAATACAAATACCCCTGAAAAAAGGGACTGGCTGATTGATCAACTTTTGAAATCAGGACTTCAAGATCATTTAACTTTTTCAAAAGAACTCTTTCAGGAGTGGCATATTCAGGAGATAGATGTACTGGAAGAAAAACGCCTCATTATAAAGGAATTGATATTCTCAATCCTTCTTTATTATCGTGATTTGCTTGTATGCAAGACAGGAGGAAGTGACATTTATAATAAGGGCCGGAAAGTCGCTCTGCTATCCAAAAGCAGTTCAATATCGGAAGATGCACTGTTTCGCATAATACAGGCAATTAAAACATCATTTGAATATCTCGATCGTAATGCGAACATCACATTACTGGTCGAGAATATGATAGCAAAGATTTTCTATCTTCAGTTCAACAACGCACTGCAGTCACCATCATGA
- the ccsB gene encoding c-type cytochrome biogenesis protein CcsB, translating into MSLINITLMLYVITFIAYVAREIWRYRVLKVASLGMFISAFGFNLVLVIKRSVEAGHPPFSNLYESLIFYACCTAFVYIVFEFIYNFRIVGTMASVLTLLILSYATLQDDTIRPIMPALKSNWMLVHVITYMLGYGAFGIAFVTSIIFLVTKPFTKKTKDKKSFDEEGKEILPGNFDRLSYKIVAFGFPFLTLGMVTGAVWAKKAWGDYWSWDPKETWSLITWFAYLVYLHTPLVLPKMNINKSKASVILACWLLVSFGIVNFTFMGLNYLPSAADSEHIYGAK; encoded by the coding sequence ATGAGTCTCATTAATATAACTTTAATGTTGTACGTTATTACATTTATCGCATATGTAGCAAGAGAGATATGGAGATATAGGGTTTTAAAGGTGGCATCGCTGGGAATGTTCATCTCCGCTTTCGGTTTCAATCTGGTTTTGGTAATAAAGCGGTCTGTGGAAGCAGGCCATCCACCCTTTTCCAATCTATATGAATCGCTGATTTTTTATGCATGTTGCACTGCTTTTGTATATATCGTTTTTGAATTTATTTATAATTTCAGGATTGTAGGGACAATGGCTTCTGTCCTTACCCTGTTGATATTATCGTATGCAACGCTTCAGGACGATACGATAAGGCCAATTATGCCGGCCTTAAAGAGCAACTGGATGCTTGTGCATGTAATCACTTATATGCTGGGATATGGTGCGTTCGGAATTGCGTTTGTAACTAGCATTATTTTTTTGGTGACAAAGCCTTTTACCAAAAAAACGAAGGATAAAAAAAGTTTTGATGAGGAAGGCAAAGAGATACTGCCCGGGAATTTTGACAGGTTAAGCTATAAAATTGTTGCTTTTGGTTTTCCTTTTCTTACCCTTGGGATGGTAACAGGCGCAGTGTGGGCGAAAAAGGCATGGGGTGACTATTGGTCATGGGACCCTAAAGAAACATGGTCTTTAATTACCTGGTTTGCATATTTGGTTTATTTGCATACACCTCTTGTTTTACCAAAAATGAATATTAACAAGTCAAAAGCCTCGGTTATTCTGGCTTGTTGGTTACTTGTTTCCTTCGGTATAGTGAATTTTACCTTCATGGGCCTGAATTACCTGCCTTCAGCAGCCGATAGTGAGCATATTTACGGGGCGAAATAA
- a CDS encoding DUF167 domain-containing protein — translation MLDVVSTTSGVILSVRTQPRSRKTRIIGEYGGRLKLAVAEVAEKGKANKAVIALLADSLRVNESSIHIISGESSRDKRLLIEGVTPAELKALLNKE, via the coding sequence ATGCTGGATGTCGTTTCAACAACATCTGGAGTTATTTTATCTGTCCGGACGCAACCCCGTTCAAGGAAAACTCGAATTATCGGTGAATATGGAGGGCGTTTAAAGTTAGCCGTTGCCGAGGTAGCTGAAAAAGGGAAGGCGAATAAAGCGGTAATTGCACTGTTAGCCGATTCACTCCGCGTTAACGAATCTTCTATCCATATCATTTCAGGCGAATCTTCTCGAGATAAACGATTACTGATCGAGGGGGTCACTCCCGCTGAACTGAAAGCATTACTGAATAAGGAATAA
- the rny gene encoding ribonuclease Y yields MQILELLLFILPPLCIAFGYFICSIVSRKRQLASERKVKNLIEEAQREAERIKKEAEVAIKAELYQRRESFEKETQETRLELRQHEKRLSKREDNLERKMELLTKKERYIETFSANLSLKEKKLDEKRLELENAIEEQSKALLTITGLSKEEAEKLLLNRLEKELDIKCSELISRKITEAKENAEQTAVSIVSSAIQRCAATHTAENIVSSIELPNNEMKGRIIGREGRNIRAFEKATGIDVIVDDTPGIIVLSGFDSVRREVARQAMGKLILDGRIHPAYIEEVVKETEKEIEQIIQETGKQTCFELGIHAVHPELIRLIGRLKYRTSYGQNQLQHSIEVSTLMGIIAGELKLDVPLAKRCGLFHDIGKAVGTEMEGTHAAVGADLARRCDERPEVINAIAGHHEEAPVETVYTVLVSAADAVSAGRPGARRETLEKYIKRLEKLENIATSFTGVESAYAIQAGREIRVMVCPEKVNDKVAAKVCYDIAKEIEEQLEYPGEVIVTVIRETRFVEHAK; encoded by the coding sequence ATGCAAATACTTGAATTACTTTTATTCATCCTTCCTCCTTTGTGCATTGCCTTTGGATATTTTATATGCAGCATAGTATCCAGGAAAAGGCAATTGGCCAGCGAGAGGAAGGTAAAAAACCTTATTGAGGAGGCGCAGCGGGAAGCGGAGAGGATTAAGAAGGAAGCCGAAGTTGCCATTAAAGCTGAACTGTATCAACGCAGGGAGAGTTTTGAAAAAGAGACGCAGGAAACCAGGCTGGAGTTAAGGCAGCATGAAAAAAGGTTAAGTAAAAGGGAAGATAACCTGGAACGGAAGATGGAGTTGCTAACAAAGAAGGAAAGATATATTGAAACATTTTCTGCAAATCTGTCATTAAAAGAAAAAAAGCTTGATGAAAAAAGGTTAGAACTTGAAAATGCCATAGAAGAGCAGAGCAAAGCGTTGCTTACAATTACCGGTTTGTCAAAAGAAGAAGCCGAAAAACTGCTATTAAACCGGCTGGAAAAAGAGCTTGATATTAAATGTTCCGAATTGATTTCCAGAAAGATAACAGAAGCAAAAGAAAATGCAGAACAAACTGCTGTCTCCATCGTCAGTTCGGCAATTCAACGGTGTGCAGCAACCCATACTGCGGAGAATATTGTAAGCTCAATTGAACTTCCTAACAACGAAATGAAAGGGCGCATTATTGGACGTGAGGGAAGAAATATCCGTGCCTTTGAAAAAGCTACAGGGATCGATGTTATTGTGGATGATACTCCGGGAATAATCGTTCTCTCGGGATTTGACAGTGTTCGCCGCGAGGTGGCAAGGCAAGCAATGGGAAAGCTCATCCTTGACGGAAGGATCCATCCTGCCTATATTGAAGAAGTCGTTAAGGAAACAGAAAAGGAAATTGAACAAATTATTCAGGAGACAGGAAAACAGACGTGTTTTGAATTGGGTATTCATGCAGTTCATCCGGAGTTGATAAGACTTATTGGAAGGCTTAAATACAGGACAAGTTACGGGCAGAATCAATTACAGCATTCGATAGAGGTGAGTACCCTTATGGGTATTATTGCAGGTGAATTGAAATTGGACGTTCCATTGGCAAAACGATGCGGTCTTTTCCATGATATCGGTAAGGCGGTAGGTACTGAAATGGAAGGTACCCATGCTGCAGTTGGTGCAGACCTTGCCAGGCGTTGTGATGAAAGGCCCGAGGTTATTAATGCAATTGCCGGCCATCACGAGGAAGCCCCTGTTGAGACTGTGTATACGGTGCTGGTAAGCGCTGCGGATGCCGTTTCTGCAGGAAGGCCTGGTGCGCGAAGGGAAACCCTTGAGAAATATATTAAACGGCTGGAAAAACTTGAGAATATTGCCACTTCCTTTACCGGCGTTGAGAGTGCTTATGCCATCCAGGCAGGAAGGGAAATCCGGGTGATGGTTTGCCCGGAAAAGGTAAACGATAAGGTTGCTGCCAAGGTGTGTTATGATATTGCCAAGGAAATTGAGGAGCAATTGGAGTATCCGGGAGAGGTTATCGTGACTGTTATACGGGAAACACGGTTTGTTGAACATGCAAAATAG
- a CDS encoding acylphosphatase — MPLARGHISAYGKVQGVFFRSSVRDKAQTLDIRGWVRNCSDGSVEAVFEGEKDAIEKMVQWCTKGPAGAVVEKVDVQWEDYQDEFDIFSIVY; from the coding sequence ATGCCGTTGGCAAGGGGACATATTTCTGCATATGGAAAGGTTCAGGGAGTATTTTTCCGTTCCTCCGTCCGGGACAAGGCACAAACGTTAGATATCAGAGGGTGGGTGAGAAACTGCTCGGACGGCAGCGTTGAAGCCGTTTTTGAAGGAGAAAAAGATGCTATTGAGAAAATGGTACAATGGTGCACAAAAGGTCCGGCCGGTGCGGTTGTTGAAAAGGTAGATGTGCAGTGGGAAGATTACCAGGACGAATTTGATATATTCTCAATAGTTTACTAG
- the mnmG gene encoding tRNA uridine-5-carboxymethylaminomethyl(34) synthesis enzyme MnmG: MHTKFDVIVVGAGHAGCEAALASARMGMKTALLTMNLDTIAQMSCNPAIGGLAKGQLVREIDALGGEMAKTIDETGIQFRMLNTKKGPAVHSPRVQADKKAYQLLMKRKLEIQNNLFLRQEIVDSIIVKNKKAEGIVGQSGIKYETKALILTTGTFLKGLIHIGEFCTSGGRHGELSSERLSDSLRAIGFETSRLKTGTSPRLNGRTIHYESLIPQPGDEYPRPFSFSTEKITRPQVPCYITHTNSATHEIIKSNLNRAPLYTGQIKSAGPRYCPSLEDKIVRFSGKDQHQIFLEPEGLHTLEVYCNGISTSMPHDVQEAIVHSIAGLESAEIVRYGYAIEYDFVPPIQLLPTLETKLVENLFHAGQINGTSGYEEAAAQGIMAGINAALKIQGKDPFILDRSEAYIGVLIDDLVTKGTQEPYRMFTSRAEYRLLLRQDNADRRLMKHGYQYGLIPGQQWDTLQKKERAIEKILDYMNKKMAGPDTLTKILSRPGVTFDQLSAMDKELDQKYISISKEVKEQIEIEVKYKGYICRQQLQIERFKKMEDCKIPSWIDYHTISELRKEARQKLALVRPVSLGQASRISGVSPADVSILMIYLTRKMRK, encoded by the coding sequence ATGCATACAAAATTTGATGTAATTGTAGTTGGCGCCGGGCATGCAGGATGTGAGGCTGCTCTTGCATCTGCACGTATGGGCATGAAGACGGCGTTACTCACGATGAATCTTGATACCATTGCTCAGATGTCATGTAACCCGGCTATTGGAGGTCTTGCAAAGGGCCAGTTAGTCCGCGAAATTGATGCCCTTGGCGGGGAAATGGCAAAGACAATTGATGAAACAGGTATTCAGTTCCGGATGCTTAATACCAAGAAAGGTCCTGCCGTGCATTCCCCCCGTGTGCAGGCTGACAAAAAGGCATATCAGTTGCTGATGAAAAGAAAGCTGGAGATACAAAATAATCTTTTTCTGAGACAAGAGATCGTCGATAGTATTATTGTAAAAAATAAAAAAGCGGAAGGGATTGTTGGTCAGAGTGGTATAAAATATGAGACAAAGGCTCTTATTCTGACTACAGGAACCTTTTTAAAGGGCCTTATTCATATAGGTGAATTTTGTACTTCAGGCGGCAGGCATGGCGAACTCTCCTCTGAAAGGTTATCAGATTCGCTGCGTGCGATAGGTTTTGAAACAAGCCGCCTTAAGACCGGCACGTCTCCGCGCCTGAATGGCCGAACGATTCATTATGAATCACTCATTCCCCAGCCAGGGGACGAATATCCCAGACCCTTTTCATTCTCAACAGAAAAGATTACCCGTCCTCAGGTTCCTTGCTATATTACCCATACGAATTCAGCCACCCATGAAATCATAAAGTCCAACCTGAACCGTGCCCCGCTTTATACAGGGCAAATCAAGTCTGCCGGACCACGGTATTGCCCGTCATTGGAAGATAAGATTGTTCGTTTTTCCGGAAAGGATCAGCATCAGATATTTTTGGAGCCGGAAGGACTTCATACCCTCGAGGTGTATTGTAACGGAATTTCCACCAGCATGCCTCATGACGTTCAGGAGGCTATCGTTCATTCAATTGCGGGCCTGGAATCTGCCGAAATTGTACGATACGGTTACGCTATCGAATATGATTTTGTACCCCCCATTCAGCTTTTACCCACCCTGGAAACGAAACTGGTGGAGAACCTTTTTCATGCAGGGCAAATAAACGGCACATCCGGCTATGAGGAAGCTGCCGCCCAGGGAATCATGGCAGGTATCAATGCAGCTCTCAAAATACAGGGAAAAGATCCCTTTATCCTGGACCGCTCAGAGGCATACATCGGCGTGCTGATTGATGATCTTGTTACAAAAGGTACTCAGGAACCTTATCGCATGTTTACCTCCCGTGCAGAATACCGGCTTCTTTTGCGCCAGGACAATGCCGACAGAAGGTTAATGAAGCATGGATATCAATATGGCCTTATTCCCGGACAACAATGGGATACCTTACAAAAAAAAGAACGTGCCATTGAGAAGATTCTCGACTACATGAACAAAAAGATGGCAGGTCCTGATACCTTAACAAAAATACTGAGCCGGCCGGGCGTAACATTTGATCAATTATCCGCCATGGATAAGGAATTGGATCAAAAATACATTTCCATTTCAAAGGAAGTAAAGGAACAAATAGAAATCGAGGTAAAATACAAAGGATACATCTGCCGCCAGCAACTCCAGATCGAAAGATTCAAAAAAATGGAAGACTGTAAGATTCCATCATGGATTGACTATCATACCATTTCTGAACTAAGGAAGGAAGCACGCCAGAAATTAGCGCTAGTTCGTCCTGTTTCTCTGGGGCAAGCCTCACGCATTTCAGGGGTTTCACCAGCCGATGTTTCCATTCTTATGATTTACCTCACAAGGAAAATGCGAAAATAA
- the ileS gene encoding isoleucine--tRNA ligase, whose protein sequence is MDYKKTLNLPTTKFPMKANLSEKEPDIRKKWTKEQLYEQIRSTRKCNEKYILHDGPPYPTGELHIGTGLNKILKDFIVRFYTMKGYDAPYVPGWDCHGLPIEHRVMQETGEEIKKLTKTEIRKKCKKYAEKFVKLQREQFKALGIMGDWDHPYLTFEPRYEAGVIGVFGRLVEKGYIYRSRKPIHWCTQCQTALAEAELEYQNETSHSIYVNFKLKGTVGDRLKGVDSNNTYIMIWTTTPWTLPANVAIAVHPDYEYAAICYVDQKTQKKEIVFLADERVGAVVSALGIKEFTYLGKVHGRTLEGLEYKHPFLDRTGSVVMANYVTLSDGTGCVHIAPGHGQEDYLTGIKHHLPVLSPVDAVGVFTDEAGEFAGQNIREGNFSILKKLEETGALLFRTNFIHSYPHCWRCKNPVIFRATEQWFVSLDHNNLRQTILEEIKKTKWIPAWGENRMAKMISERPDWCISRQRSWGVPIPAFYCMDCNYVLVNSDVIKCVRDKFEFEGADIWFYKDASYFLPSGTECPKCAGSRFEKEMDIFDVWFESGSSHYAVLQKRRDLSYPADLYLEGTDQHRGWFQLSLLPSVGAWGRAPFKSVLTHGFVVDEKGEKMSKSLGNFISVEDALKTFGADVLRLWTSSLDYQNDMHVSYNLIQRCADAYRRIRNTFRYLLSNLYDFDPNINSIPYAELPEIDRWALHRTQELIEDINGNYKALQFHRVFHALHNFCSVEMSAFYLDILKDRLYTFAKSSKERRAAQTALHRILLSLVKVSAPIIVHTAEEIWSVTPHKDEDVASIHLATFPEFNSGWADSSLGERWEKLINIRADVTRELEKLRAAKLIGNSLEASVSLSTQNHDLWQFLKNYESDLATLFIVSEVKLDKNVPVKAVKAESVAEMWIACNVSPYQKCERCWNFRESVGLNKEHPTVCDRCLASLHA, encoded by the coding sequence ATGGATTATAAGAAAACACTTAATTTACCCACTACAAAATTCCCCATGAAGGCTAATTTGTCCGAAAAAGAGCCTGATATCCGCAAAAAATGGACAAAAGAACAGCTGTACGAGCAGATACGCAGTACCCGCAAATGCAACGAAAAATACATATTACACGACGGGCCGCCATATCCTACCGGAGAATTACATATTGGAACGGGGCTTAATAAGATATTAAAAGATTTTATTGTCCGTTTTTACACCATGAAAGGCTATGATGCACCGTATGTTCCTGGCTGGGACTGTCACGGACTTCCCATTGAGCATCGTGTAATGCAGGAAACCGGCGAAGAAATCAAGAAGTTAACTAAGACGGAAATAAGAAAGAAATGTAAAAAATATGCAGAAAAATTTGTAAAACTTCAGAGAGAGCAATTTAAGGCACTGGGTATCATGGGAGATTGGGATCACCCGTATTTAACCTTTGAGCCACGATATGAGGCAGGTGTTATCGGGGTATTTGGAAGATTGGTGGAAAAAGGCTACATTTACAGAAGCCGGAAACCTATCCACTGGTGTACCCAATGTCAGACAGCCCTTGCAGAAGCAGAACTTGAGTACCAGAACGAGACAAGCCATTCAATTTACGTGAATTTTAAACTTAAGGGAACTGTTGGTGATCGTTTGAAAGGTGTTGATAGCAATAATACGTATATTATGATCTGGACCACTACCCCATGGACACTTCCTGCAAACGTTGCTATTGCGGTTCACCCGGATTATGAGTATGCTGCTATCTGTTACGTAGATCAAAAAACACAGAAGAAAGAAATTGTTTTCCTTGCCGATGAAAGAGTGGGTGCTGTTGTGTCTGCACTTGGTATTAAGGAATTCACCTATCTCGGTAAGGTGCATGGCCGTACCTTAGAGGGGTTGGAGTATAAACATCCCTTTCTGGACAGGACCGGGTCAGTTGTTATGGCTAATTATGTGACTTTGTCCGATGGTACAGGTTGCGTTCATATTGCACCGGGTCATGGCCAGGAGGATTATCTTACCGGCATCAAGCATCATCTTCCTGTGCTGAGTCCGGTTGATGCCGTAGGGGTGTTTACCGATGAGGCCGGAGAGTTTGCCGGACAAAATATCAGGGAAGGGAATTTTTCCATACTGAAAAAATTAGAGGAAACCGGGGCGTTGCTCTTCAGGACAAATTTCATTCATTCATACCCCCACTGCTGGCGTTGTAAGAATCCTGTTATTTTCAGGGCAACTGAACAGTGGTTCGTCAGTCTCGATCATAATAATTTACGCCAGACAATACTAGAAGAGATAAAAAAGACAAAATGGATACCCGCCTGGGGTGAGAACCGGATGGCAAAGATGATTTCAGAACGCCCGGATTGGTGTATTTCCCGCCAGCGATCATGGGGTGTTCCAATCCCGGCATTTTATTGTATGGACTGTAATTATGTGCTTGTGAATAGCGATGTGATAAAATGTGTCAGAGACAAATTTGAATTTGAAGGTGCTGATATTTGGTTTTATAAAGATGCATCCTATTTTCTGCCCTCTGGTACGGAATGTCCAAAATGTGCCGGTTCCAGGTTCGAGAAGGAAATGGACATTTTTGATGTTTGGTTTGAGTCAGGGTCAAGTCATTATGCCGTTTTACAAAAACGCAGGGATTTGTCATATCCGGCTGACCTCTACCTTGAAGGTACCGACCAGCACCGCGGATGGTTTCAGCTTTCACTGCTTCCCTCTGTTGGTGCCTGGGGCAGGGCGCCTTTTAAATCTGTTTTAACCCATGGGTTTGTTGTGGATGAGAAAGGTGAAAAAATGTCCAAGTCTCTTGGGAATTTTATCTCTGTTGAAGACGCCTTAAAGACCTTTGGCGCAGATGTTCTCAGGTTGTGGACTTCATCTCTGGATTATCAGAATGATATGCATGTATCATATAACCTTATTCAGCGATGTGCTGATGCTTACAGGCGCATCCGGAATACATTCAGATATCTTCTCAGCAATCTTTATGATTTTGATCCTAACATAAATAGTATTCCTTATGCGGAATTGCCGGAGATTGACCGATGGGCGTTACACAGAACACAGGAATTAATTGAAGATATCAACGGAAACTATAAAGCCCTGCAGTTTCACCGGGTTTTTCATGCCCTCCATAATTTTTGTTCTGTAGAGATGAGTGCTTTTTACCTGGACATCTTAAAGGACAGATTGTATACCTTTGCGAAATCATCAAAGGAACGGCGTGCTGCCCAAACCGCATTACATCGAATACTCCTGAGCCTTGTTAAGGTGTCTGCTCCGATCATTGTTCATACCGCAGAAGAAATATGGTCTGTAACGCCTCATAAAGATGAAGATGTAGCGAGCATCCATCTGGCAACGTTTCCGGAATTCAATTCCGGTTGGGCGGATAGTTCCTTAGGGGAACGATGGGAAAAACTCATCAATATCAGGGCCGATGTTACAAGGGAGCTTGAAAAGCTACGGGCAGCTAAATTGATTGGTAATTCATTAGAGGCATCGGTAAGTCTTTCTACACAAAATCATGATCTCTGGCAATTTCTTAAAAACTACGAGAGTGATCTTGCTACACTATTTATTGTATCTGAGGTAAAATTAGACAAGAATGTACCTGTAAAGGCAGTAAAGGCGGAATCTGTGGCAGAGATGTGGATAGCATGTAACGTTTCACCATATCAAAAATGTGAAAGGTGCTGGAACTTCAGGGAAAGTGTAGGATTGAATAAGGAGCATCCAACAGTGTGCGATAGGTGTCTTGCCTCACTTCATGCATAA
- a CDS encoding biotin/lipoyl-containing protein, translating into MRVEVELPEVEDSGDEATVSFWYVEEDEEVEEGEDLVEMITEKTTFNVTAPVSGRLVEILAQEGDVVKVGDIMALLETEDEEEEEEEEEEEEEEEDEEDEEDEEDYDYDDEE; encoded by the coding sequence ATGAGAGTTGAAGTAGAATTGCCTGAAGTAGAGGATAGCGGTGACGAAGCAACTGTTTCCTTTTGGTATGTAGAAGAAGATGAAGAGGTTGAAGAAGGCGAGGACCTCGTTGAGATGATCACGGAAAAGACAACCTTCAACGTCACTGCCCCTGTATCCGGCAGATTGGTTGAAATACTCGCTCAGGAAGGTGATGTGGTAAAAGTAGGCGATATTATGGCTCTTCTTGAAACTGAAGACGAAGAAGAAGAGGAGGAAGAGGAGGAAGAGGAGGAAGAGGAGGAAGACGAAGAAGACGAAGAAGACGAAGAGGATTATGATTATGACGATGAAGAATAA